From a single Ornithorhynchus anatinus isolate Pmale09 chromosome 4, mOrnAna1.pri.v4, whole genome shotgun sequence genomic region:
- the LOC120638356 gene encoding uncharacterized protein LOC120638356, whose product MGERGPGRSPGSVAGLRGREGRYAPGRSSHSHSRERFLGGRGENLGIPGVQEGRVRVQRIRGCGQGVGGGLWVGLERAEAADADGPADGLQRRLSPARPRPGTNRLSSRWHWRGRFFRLESCPRKERAEAACHCRGSYLHPRDRPEGHHPSSAPSPRPGNARLLFPLKTQHQGGRAAGKSTIVFEQRMTLLFKNLLLRSSMT is encoded by the exons ATGGGAGAGCGAGGCCCGGGCCGCTCCCCCGGGTCGGTGGCcgggctgcggggccgggagggccgaTACGCGCCCGGCCGGTCCTCCCATTCTCATTCGagggagcgcttcctgg gagggaggggCGAGAATCTGGGGATCCCAGGGGTCCaggagggcagggtgagggtCCAGAGGATCCGGGGGTGCGGGCAGGGTGTGGGTGGTGGCCTGTGGGTGGGCTTGGAGCGGGCAGAGGCTGCAGATGCGGACGGGCCAGCGGATGGGCTGCAGCGGCGGCTCTCTCCGGCCAGGCCCCGGCCCGGGACCAACCGCCTCTCGTCCCGTTGGCATTGGCGAGGGCGATTTTTCCGGCTTGAGTCGTGCccgaggaaggagagggcagaggcggCTTGCCATTGCCGGGGAAGCTACCTGCACCCGCGAGACCGGCCCGAAGGGCACCATCCATCCTCTGCCCCTTCGCCGCGCCCGGGAAATGCCCGGCTGCTATTTCCCCTAAAGACGCAACACCAGGGTGGAAGAGCCGCAGGGAAGag CACCATCGTCTTTGAACAAAGGATGACTCTTCTATTCAAGAAccttctgctgagaagcagcatgacctag